The Stenotrophomonas maltophilia sequence GAAGACCCCATTCTGGCAATCGACGACGCAGCCGGACAAGGCATTGACAGGGGGCAAGGTTCAGCGGCGAGGCCGGATTGGACGCCGGCATCCTGGCGGAGAGAGGGCTCGGACTGGCCCGGGGCTGGGATGCCGGCGCGGGCGCGCGATGGTGGGCGCGCCCTGCCGCGTGTTGCGAAGGTCAGCGGTAGTGGCGGGCGGCGCGCTGCATGACGATGTCGTCACGCATGCCTTCCAGGGCCATCAGGCGGACCTTGCCGACACCCTGCAGTTCCATGAACCGCTCCGTGTAGAACTCCGGCCCCAGCGCGGTGTCGGCGCGGGATTTGCTGAAGCCGTAGGGCACCACGCCCTTCTCGCCATCCTTGCTACCACCGACATAAAGAACGATTGCCATGTGATGTCTTCCTCCAAATTGCTACTGCGTACTGCACTCGATGAGCGATGCTGCGAGCTCATCGAGGGAGAGCTTACCGCGTCGAACCTGACTGGAACGTCACGAAGGCTAATGACGATCGGTTGCATGCAGATGACTGCGGGATCGCAGCAGAATGCTTACGGATCTTTAACTTTCGCCTAACGAATCCAGGTGTGTTTCCGCCAACGGCGCAGCCCCTCGTGGCTTGGTCGCGAAATGCGCTTCATGTGATTGGGTCGGTCGGGGTGGGTTCGCGGGACACGCCGTAAACCCGTCCATGGGGGCTCGATGGCGCCATCCATGGCGCCAACGGTCCCGCGAACCCACCCCGACCGACCCCCGACAGTTTTCGGGCACGTCCAGCCACGGAAAAGAAAAAGAAGATCAAAGGCAAAAGCGGCCTGGTCGGCTGATTTGTTGCTTCCTGTAGAGCCAAGCCATGCCCCGCTCGCGAGCAAGCGCAGCGCGCGACCCGCTTCTGCTGTTCTTTTTCTTTACCGTGGGTGGTACAGGCCTCAGCCATCTGTCAGAGGGCGGTCGGGTTGGGTTCGCGGGGGTGTCCGCGGCATGGATGCCGCGGCCAAGCCCCCATGGATGGGTTTACGGCGTCCCCCGCGAACCCAACCCGACCGACCAGCGCGAAGGTTTTGCATTTGGCGACCCAGCATCACCGCCCACGAGGGGCTGCGCCGTTGGCTGGAAACTACGGCCACCAACCACGCCCGAACCGGGCGAAATGATCGGCCGCCCGCTCGAACGGATTCCGTGCACTCACTCCACCGCACAGCAGGTACACCGGCAGGTACAGCGGCCCCAGCACCATGTACTGGTACACGTGTGCGCGTTCGTGGTCGTCCAGCCGGATCAGCGGCTCCACGCCCCAGCCCGCCTGATGCGCATAGGTCCGGCAGGAAATGCCCAGGTCATGCCCGGTGTGCAGGATCACATTGCCCAGCGTGATCGCCCCGCCCGGCCCCCACGGCCAGCGGTCGAACACCAGCGCACAGTCCCGCCCGCTCCAGCGCGGCGTCGCGCCGCCGAGCATGCCGGCCAGGCCACCGATCACGCCGAGCAGGGAGTTGGGGGACGTCCAGAGCGCGCCCAGTACCTGCAGCGCGCGCAGCCAGACCGTCCAGGGCTGCTGCGCAGTCTTCAATCGGCCTCGTTCGGCATCAGCAGCCACAGGATCAGGTAGACCAGGATGCCGGGAAAAGCTGCAGAGGCCAGCGACAGCAGCACGTAGATCACCCGCAGCAGCGTGACATTCCAACCGAAGCGATGGGCGATGCCACCCATCACGCCGGCAATCATGCGGTCGTTCAATGAACGCGACAGCGTCTTGGGCGTGGTGTTCATGGCGGTGTCTCCTCAGCTTGCGGGCAGAACCAGTCGAGCATGGGTCGAATCTACACCGCCCCCATGTCTACGGCGTGCGTTGGCGCAGGGCCTGCAGGCGCGCACCGAACCAGGCGGCTGCGGTCTGTTCAGGCTGCCCCGGGCAATGGATGCGGTAGGGCTTGCCGCTCATGCTGCTCTGGCTGGCCGCGCGCTCGATGAACTGCTCGGCACTGTCCACCTGGTTCTTCTTCAGCAGGTAATCGTACTTGCGCTGCAGGTGCGCACGCGCCTCGGCGGCGTCATGCCAGCTGCCATTGCGCTGGAACCGGCACTGCGAGCCATCGAGGCTGGAGATCAGCTGGGCGATCTCGCGCTGTGCCTGCGGGCCGGGGGCGGCGTGGGCCACAGGCGCTGCCAGCAGCGCGGCAAGCAGCATCGAAATCCGTTGCGACATCATCATTCTCCATGCAGTCGAGCATGGCTCGACGCTACAAAACCGAAGCAGGCGTTACGCGTCACGCGCCTTCAGCCAACCATCGATCGTCGCCGGCACTTCGCGCTGCGCGCGGCCGGACACGTAGATACCGATGTGGCCACCACGGAAACTGGATTCAGTGTAGTCGGTGGTGCCCAGTCGCCCACGCATCGCGCGCGAGGCATCCGGCGGCACCAGATGGTCCTGTTCGGCGTAGATGTTCAGCACCGGCAGGGTCACTTTCGCGAGATCCACTGCTTCCTCGCCGATCCGCACCGTGCCCTTCACCAGCCCGTTGCCCTGGTAGAACTGCTTGATGAAATCACGGAACGCTTCACCGGCCAGGTCCGGCGAGTCGAAGATCCACTTCTCCATGCGCAGGAAATCCTCCAGCGCCGCCTTGTCATCAAGGATGTCGAGCAGGCCGACATACTTCTGCACGTTCAGGCGGAATGGCTTGAGCATCAGGTAGCTGGCATTCATCAGGTCGGCCGGAATGTTGCCCAGCGTGTCGACCAGCAGATCCACGTCCACCTGCCGTGCCCAGTGCGAGAGCATGTTGTCGGCGGTCTGGAAATCAACCGGGGTGACCATGGTGATCAGCTTGCCCAGCTTCTGCCGGCGCAGTGCCGCATAGCACAGCGCGAACACGCCACCCTGGCAGATGCCGAGCAGGTCCACCGGGCCACCGCTGCGCGCGCGCAGCGCATCCACCGCGCCATCGATGTAGCGCAGCAGGTAATCCTCCAGGGTCTGGAAGCGCTCGGAGCGGTCCGGGTAGCCCCAGTCCAGCACATAGACGTCCTGGCCCAACGCCAGCAGCTTCTGTACCAGCGAGCGGTCGGCCTGCAGGTCCACCATGTACGGCCGGTTGACCAGCGCATAGACAATCAGCAGTGGCGTGCGGCGGGTGGGTGCCTGCTCGCCTACGAAGCGGTACAGCACCACCTTGCCGTCGCGCCAGACTTCCTCGCGGGCAGTCACGCCATAGTCCACGTCTTCAACCTGCGGCAGCAGCTTCAGCCCTTCCATCAGCTTGCGCTGCATGGCCAGGGTTTCCTGCATCAGGTCATCGGCGTTGAAGCCCAGCGGTCCTTTCATCGGGCACGCGCCCGCGAGGTGGTGCGTGCGGCAGCCTTCTTCGCCGGTGTTTTCTTCGCGGCCGGCTTGTTCGACGGCGCGGCCTTCTTCGCGGCTTTGCGCGCGGCCGGCTTCACCTTAGCCGGCGCCGGCTGCGACACCGGATCCACCGCGGCGGTCCCCGCCAGCACCGCCACCTGTGCCTGCAGGCGGCGAAGGCTGCGCTCCAGCTCGGCAATGCGGCGATGCGCAGCGTCCATCTCGCTGCGGGTCGGCAGACCGATGCGTTCACTCATCTGTTCCACCTCGTGCTGCAGGCCGGCGCGCAGGCGCATCTGCGCGTTGCCCAGCGCGGCATACACCTGCTGGAACGGCTCGGACATCGCAACCTTGGCGTAGGCTTCCTCCGCCACTTCAATCCACAGGTCGAACATCGCGCGGGCGCTGGTCAGCTGGCTGCCCGGTTGTTCGTGCTCCGCCAGGCGCTGCTCGAACAACGCGAAGGCTTCGTCCAGCGCCTGCTTGATCTGATCGACGTAGGCACGCGAGTGCTGCTGGTATTCCTCCTGCGCACGCAGCAGGGCCTGCCAGCGCGCCTGGTGTTCGCGGCCGGGCCCGAACGCCGGGCTCTGCAGCCACGGGCCGGCCTGCAGCTGGAACTGCTGCAGCCACGCGGCGAATTCGGGCACGGCGGCGCCGGCCTGGGTGCTGCCCCGCGCGCCCTGCAGCATCCACTGCAGCATGCCGTCGCCCTGCCCCTGCACTGCCTCGCGCCAGGCGTGGGCCACATCGGCGCTGCTGGCATCGCGTCCAGCGAAGCGTGCCGCCACTTCCTGCATCGTGCCGTACCAACTGCCGGCCTGTTCGCGGAAACGGCGCACGGCATCTTCCGGCGCACCCTGCCCCTGTTCGGGCAACAGCTGGCCCCACCAGTCAAACAGGCGCTGCCAGCTGCCGGGGTCATCGCCGGCCGGTGCACCGGGCGTGGTCGCATGGCGCAGGGCATCCCCCCAGGCACCGAAGTACTGCCGGGCAAGGGTCTCGAAATCGCTGCTGCCGGCGTCGTGGGCCGAGCTGGTCATCGCAGGCCTCCGCAGGGCTGGCTCATGGCTTGGGAATGCGCAGGGTCTTGCTGATCATCAGCGACCCGGAAAGGGCGAACAGCAGCACCATCGGGTGCAGCTGCCAAGGGCCGATCTGCCACTGGCCAAACCAGAGGTCCTGGCCGATGGCATCGGTACCGGCGGCGATCGCCAGCACGATCACCAGCACCAGGCTGGTCGGGATCGGAGTGCCCTCGAAATACTTGACCTTGCCCTCGTCGCCGGCCAGCGCCTCGGCGGTGACGTTGTAGCGCGCCAGGCGGCTGACGCCGCAGCACACGAAGTAGCTCAGCACCAGCCAGTCCCAGCCGCCCTGCATGCCGCACGCATAGGCCAGCGCCGCCGGCGCCACGCCGAAGGAGATCACGTCCGACAGCGAGTCCAGCTCGCGCCCCAGGGTGGAGCTGGATTTGCGCCAGCGCGCGATGCGCCCGTCAAGGGCGTCGAAAATGAAGGCCAGCGGGATCAGCGCCATGCCGAACAGCAGGTAGCCGCGCTCGCCGTCCTGCAGGAAACGCATCGCGGCGAACACCGCACCGGTGCCGCAGAAAGCATTGGCCAGGGTGAACCAGTCGGCCAGCTGGAATTCGCGCAGCATCGAGAAGTGACGTTTCATGGGGTCTCACGGAGCATCAAGGCCCACAGGTTACCGCGAGCACCGCCATGGGTGACAGCGCCCGCCAGGCCGATTCTTCACCATGCCCTCACCTATCCTCACCAGCGGTGAATTTTTCGCCACCCATCTTGACAGCCTAGGGGGGTGGCGCCTGTCGCGGCTTATCCACAAAGTTGCCCACGCGTAATCCACACCCCCTGTGGACAACCAGATCTCACCGACTGCGACGCTGGACATTTCCTCATCACCCTGCAGCGGGGTTTTCCTACTTCCCAAGCCGCAAGGTCAGCGTTATGGTCACCGGCGGACCCGCCGCCGCCACGTCCGAATCTCTTCGATGGACGACGACGATGCTGGATGCTTCCACCCTGGCCGCGCAGCTGCGGCAGCCCCATGGCGACGCCGCGCTGGCGGTGGCCGACTCGATGAACCGCAGCAACGCCACGCTCAACCACGCTGCAATCGGGCTGCTGGCCGTCGGCACCGGCGAACGGGTCCTGGAGATCGGCCCAGGCAATGCGGCCTTCGCGCCATTGATGCTGCAGGCCAGCGGCAGCCACTATCTCGGCATCGAGCTGTCCACGGCCATGGTCGAGGCCGGCAACCAGCGGCTGGCCAGCGCCGGCCTGGGCGACCGGGCGGCAATGCGGCTTGGCGATGCCCATGCGCTGCCGGTGGACGAGGCGTCCATGGATGCCGCACTGGCGGTCAACACCCTGTACTTCTGGCCGAACCTGGCCCCGGTGCTGGACGAGCTGGCGCGCGTACTGCACCGGGGAGGCCGGCTGTGCCTGGCGTTCGGCGATGCCAGCTTCATGCGCGGTCTGCCATTCGCCGCCGACTTCCAGCTGCATGAGCTGGACGCGGTGGAGCTGGCGCTGCGGGTATCGGGCTTCCACGTCTCGGCCTGGCGCAGCCATCGCGAAACCGCCGCCGGCAATGACGGGCAGACGCGGGAGAAGCATTTCCACCTGCTGCTGGCGCATCGGCGCTGAAGTGGTAGAGCCGGCCGCTGGCCGGCTGCCTCGGACATTCCGGATTACCGGCCAGCGGCCGGCACTACCCCGCCCGCATCCGTCGCCAGCGAGCGAAACACAACGCCTGCATCACCAGCGGCCAGGCCCAGCGTAGCCACCGCACCGGATGCGATCCGACCGAGTGGTAGAGCCGGCCGCTGGCCGGCTGCCTCGGACATTCCGGATTGCCGGCCAGCGGCCGGCACTACCCCGCCCGCATCCGTCGCCAACGCGCGAAACACAACACCTGCATCACCAGCATCGCCACCAGTCCCAGCGGCCACGCCCACCACAGCCCGGCCAGACCGTACCGGGACTGCAGCCACATCGCCAGCGGCAGCTCCAGCAGCAATACCGCCACCATGCCCAGCAACGCTGGCAGCCATACCGTGCCGCTACCGCGCATCACCCCGACCAGCACCGCGCTGATACCCATCGCCAACACGCCCCACACCACGGTGCGCAACTGCAACGCGGCCAGTTCGCGCACGTCGGTCGCCGCCAGGATCAGGCCGCTCAGCCAGGGCGCCAGCGCCACAACCAGCATCACCACCCCGCACAGCATCACCAGTCCAAGCATCACGCCGGTGCGGGCAATGGCGGGCAATCGTGCCGCACGCCCTGCCCCCATCGCATGCGCGGCGAGGATGGTGGCGGTGATGCCCAGCGACATGGCCGGCAGCTGCACCCAGCTCATCAACTGGTTGACCGCACCATAGGCTGCCGTGGCGGTATAGCCATAGCGGTTGATCCAGCCGAGCAACACGATCTCGGCAACGGCCAGACTGAGCATCTGCAGCGATGAAGGTACGCCGATGCGCAGCATCGAACGAATGATCGCGCCATCAAAGCGGATGGCTTGCAGCAACTCATGCCCCGGTGCCAACGGGTGACCCATCCGCTGCCACCGCCACATCAGCCAGGCCAGGGCCAGCAGCGAGGCGAGCGCCGCCGAGACTGCCGCACTGGCCGCGCCCAGCTGCGGCAGGCCGGCCCAGCCCAGGATCAGCAGCGGCGTGCACAGCAGGCCGACCACCGTGGCCAGCAGCAGCGCATGCAGCGGCGTTTTGGCATCGCCCACCGCACGGCTCACCGCAGTGGCCAGCCACAGCAGGAAGAACGCCGGTGCAGCCAGCAGCAGAACACGGGCATAGACGATGGATTCGCCGAGGATCGGCGCTGGCGTGCCCAGTGCTGCCAGCAGCTGTGGCGCGAAACCGCCGCCCACCGCCATCACCAGCACTGACAACAGCAGGACAAGTGCCACCGCACTGCCGGCCACCGCGCGAGCCTGTTGCGGCCGGCCCGCGCCCCAGGCCTGGCCGATCAGCACCATCGCACCGGTCGCCAGACCCATTACCAGGGCCAACAGCAGGAAGAAGACAGGGAAGAACGCTGCGGCGGCGGCCACCGCCTGCGTACCCAGCAGATGGCCGAGGTAGATGTTGTCCAGCGTGCCTGCGGCCAGCTGCAATGCGTTGGTCAGCAGCATCGGCAGCAGCAGGGTCAGATAGGTGCGCCAGAGGGGCGGCGCGACCGGAGGGATGGGATGTGCGGGGGTGTCCATGGGGTTCTCTGGGCAAGGCGCTGCCCTGCCCGGCGTTTCCGCCAGCAAAGCAAGCACAGGGAAAGCAGGCCGTGGCCCGCGGTCAGGTGGCGCCGCCGCTCAGCAACGGCGCGGTGGCTCAGTCGTCTGCGTGGTCCGAAGAATCATCGAAGGCCAGGCGCAGGGCGTGATTGCGCACATCCCCGGGCCAGCTGCGCAACGCCATTTCCAGGCCCGCCCGGTCGTGCGCGAACAGGACACGGATCGCTTCCTCGAAACCTGGCAGGTCTCCGGCGATGGTCTGCAGGAAGTGATAGGCACGCTCGCTGTGGCGGCGCTGCCGGTCCTTGTCCGCACCAGCACGGCTGGCCGCCTCCACCAGCCTGCGCAGCACTACCGAGGCCCCGCCGGGCTGCTCGGCCAGCCACGCCCAGTGGCGCGGCAGCAGGGTCACTTCGCGGGCGACCACGCCCAGCTTGGGGCGGCCACGGCCACGCGGCGTTGCCGGCACATCTTCGGCAGTGACGTCGGCATCCGCCTCGACGGCGGCGGGAAACGCTTCGATGACCCGCGCCAGCAGTTCTGCGTCGCTACCGCGCGTATCGAAATCACGGGTGCGGCCGGTAGCGTTGTCGAACACGAGCAGCGGACCGGCAGCGTTGCCGGCGCGCAGCTGTTTCAGCGCAAGCGCAGCCACTTCCGGTGTACCGGAAGCGACCAGGCGGTGGCCGTCGAAGCAACTGAAGGGAGGGAGTCGGGACGCAGGCATGGCAATGACATCAGAGGCGATGCCCGAATATTGCCCGGGTAATTTGTATTCGTCAATATTGCCCGGGTATTAATAAGCCAGAAGAGCGTGCCAACCAAGGTTGGCACCCACCGGAAAGGTTGATCCCCACCCGAAAGGTTGATCCCCACCCGAAAGATCGCCCCCCCACCCGATTCGCCGGGTTACAGCCGGCTGTAGGACCAGCTGACCATGCGGCCGTCCTTGTACGGCATCACGCCGTGGAACGGGCGTGGGTCGGCGTCGAACACCAGTGGCAGGAAGTTGCGGTCGCCCTCCCACATCGGCAGCGTGTCCAGCTTGTCCAGGTCCACCCACTCCAGCGTGCCTTCGTGGTTGCCACCGTGCGGGGTGCCCTCGAATCCATCGATGACGAACACGAAGCCCAGCCAGTCCTCGCCGTGCTTGCCGAAACCCGGCCAGCTGATGGTGCCGCGCAGGCGCATGCCGGTGCAGTGGATGCCGGCTTCCTCCGCGATCTCGCGGCGCATGCCAGCCGCGACGTCTTCGGTCGGTTCGATCTTGCCGCCCAGCCCGTTGTACTTGCCCAGGTGGTGGTCACCGGGGCGGGTATTGCGATGGATCATCAGCACCTGGCGACGATCAGGCGACAGCACGTAGCCCAGGGTGGCGACGATCGGGGTATACGGCATGGGGCATGCATCCAGCAGCAGGTCAGCCGTGGATTATGGCCGATCAGCGCACCAGCGACAGGCGGCGTTCGGCGGGCGCGCCTGCGCCCTCGGGATCACGGCGCAGGGTGGCCACGCCGTGGCCGCGCTCGGCCAGGTATTCCAACCACTTGCCGAGGAAGGTGTTCATCCGCATGCGGTGGCTGATCAGCTCCGCCGGCGGCGGGTACAGGCCCATGGTGTCCTGCCAGCGGCGACCGACGTAGCAATGGGTGGTCTCGGCCTGGCGGGCGTCACGGTACAGGCGCACATAGGCCGACGGATCGGGCTCGCCGGTGACCGGATCGGCCAGGTCGTAGGTCAGACGCAGCTCCACCGTGTAGCGGTGGCACTCGATCACGTCCAGGCGGACATCCAGGCCGTCGCCGATCGAGGAAATGTAGCTGCCCGCCGCCAGTCCGGCCGGTTCGAACAGGCGCACCAGATGGCGGTAGTTTTCCGCGTACAGGCCCATGAGCCAGCTCAACCGGCTCAGGCGGGGAATGCGTTCGGTACGGGGCAAGGCTCGGGCCATGGGTCGATCCTACACGTTGGTGCTTCAACGTGGGGGCGGTTCGAGCCACAGCCAAGCCACCGACTGTGATCCCCCTGTAGAGCCGAGCCCATGCTCGGCTGGGCCACCGGGTTCTGGCCGAAGAGCAGCCGAGCGTGGGCTCGGCTCTACAGCGCGCAGCATCCACTGGTAGCGCCGGGCCATGCCCGGCGAACGTGGCGCGCGCCTCAATACAGCTCGCGCTGCAGCCCCAGCGTGGCCAGCACCTTGCTGGAGATCTCCTCGATCGAGGTATGGGTGGTGCTCAGGGTCGGGATCCGCTCCATCTGGAACATCACCTCGGCCGCAGCCACCTCACGCTTGCAGGTGTCCAGGTTGGCGTAGCGCGAGTTCGGGCGGCGCTCCTGGCGGATCTGCTGCAGGCGGTCCGGGTCGATGGTCAGGCCGAACAGCTTGCGCCGGTAGTTGCGCAGGCGCGGCGGCAGGCGGTCGCTTTCCAGGTCTTCGTCGGTCAGCGGGTAATTGGCCGCGCGCACCCCGTAATGCAGGGCCAGGTAGATGCAGGTGGGCGTCTTGCCGGCGCGCGACACCGCCACCAGGATCACGTCGGCATCGTCGTAGTTCACCGCGATCCCATCGTCATGGGTCAGGGCGAAGTTCATCGCGTTGATGCGGCGGTGGTAGGTGTCGAAATCGACCATGCCGTGGGCCTGGCCGACCCGGGCCAGGCGCGGGCTGGCCAGTTCACGCTCCAGCGGCTCGATGAACGGTGCGAACACATCCAGCATCAGCGCACCGCTGTCGGCCAGGATCAGGCTCAGGCTCTGGTCCACGCAGGAGTTCACCACGATCGGCCGGACCTGGTACCGCTCCCCCGCCGCCTGGATCCGGGCGCAGGCTTCACGCGCTTTTTCGGGGTCGTCGACAAACGACATGCGGTCGGTAATGAAGCTGAACCCGGAGAACTGGGTGAGCAGGCTATGCCCAATGGTTTCAGCGGTGATACCGGTTCCATCGGAAACGTAGAACACCGGACGGATGGTCGACATGCGCGCTTTTACCCCCTACGAAGCCTAAAAGGGCCGCCAACACAAGCTTGTGCCGACAGCGGTCTGCCCGGCATCATATCGGCTTCTTCCTACGGACGCGGCCACTCAGCCCGCCTCGGGCGATGGCCAAACGGAGCATCGCGCTTGAACGAGAACATCCTGTGGTTGCACGAACTGCGTCTGGCCGACCTGGCCCGCGTAGGCGGCAAGAATTCGTCGCTGGGCGAGATGATCGGCAACCTGGCCGGTCTGGGCGTCTCCGTTCCCGGAGGTTATGCGACCACGTCTGAAGCCTTCAAGGACTTCATCGCGCACAACGACCTGTCCAAGCGCATCTTCGACAAGCTGGCCAAGCTGGACGTCGAGAACGTCAACGCGCTGACCGCCGCGGGCAAGGAAATCCGCTCTTGGGTGATCGACGCTCCGCTGCAGCCGCAGCTGGACCAGGACATCCGCACCGCATACGCCAAGCTGAGCGCCGACAACGGCGGCGGCGACGTGGCCGTAGCCGTGCGTTCCTCGGCCACCGCCGAGGATCTGCCGGATGCCTCCTTCGCCGGCCAACAGGAAACCTTCCTCAACGTCACCGGTGCCGACGATGTCGTGCACAAGGTCAAGGAAGTGTTCGCCTCGCTGTACAACGACCGTGCCATCGCCTACCGCGTGCACCACGGCTTCAAGCATGAGGACGTGTTCCTGTCCGCCGGCGTGCAGCTGATGGTGCGTTCCGGCGTCGGTTCTTCCGGCGTGCTGTTCACCCTGGACACCGAGTCCGGCTTCCGCGACGTGGTGTTCGTCACCTCTTCGTTCGGCCTGGGCGAAATGGTCGTGCAGGGCGCGGTCAACCCGGACGAGTACTACGTCTACAAGCCCACCCTGCAGGCCGGCAAGCCGGCGATCCTGCGCCGCTCGCTCGGCAGCAAGGCGATCCGCATGGTGTACTCGGATGTTCCGGGTGAGCGCGTCAGGATCGAAGATACCCCGGCCGAACTGCGCACCACCTTCTCGATCAGCGACGAGGACGTGCAGGAACTGTCCAAGCAGGCCCTGGTCATCGAAAAGCACTACGGCCGCCCGATGGACATCGAGTGGGCCAAGGACGGTGTCAGCGGCAAGCTGTTCATCGTGCAGGCGCGCCCGGAAACGGTGAAGTCGCGCAGCCACGCCACCCAGATCGAGCGCTTCGCGCTGACCGAAAAGGGCGGCAACGTGCTGGCCGAAGGCCGCGCCGTCGGTGCCAAGATCGGTTCGGGCGTGGCCCGCGTGGTCAAGACGCTGGACGACATGAACCGCGTGCAGCCGGGCGACGTGCTGATCGCCGACATGACCGATCCCGATTGGGAGCCGGTGATGAAGCGCGCTTCTGCCATCGTCACCAACCGTGGCGGCCGTACCTGCCACGCCGCGATCATCGCGCGCGAGCTGGGCGTGCCGGCCGTGGTCGGTTCGGGCAACGCCACCAAGGTGATCGAAGATGGCCAGCTGGTCACCGTCAGCTGCGCTGAAGGCGATACCGGCTTCATCTACGAAGGCAAGCTCGGCTTCGAGCGCACCACCACCGATCTGGGCAACATGCCGCCGGCACCGCTGAAGATCATGATGAACGTGGCCAACCCGGAACGTGCCTTCGACTTCGGCCAGCTGCCGAACGCCGGCATCGGCCTGGCCCGCCTGGAAATGATCATCGCCAGCCACATCGGCATCCACCCGAACGCGCTACTGGAATACGACCGTCAGGATGCGGCGACCAAGAAGAAGATCGACGAGAAGATCGCCGGTTATTCCGATCCGGTCGGCTTCTATGTGGACCGCCTGGCTGAAGGCATCGCCACCCTCACCGCCTCGGTTGCACCGAACGCCGTGATCGTGCGCCTGTCGGACTTCAAGTCCAACGAATACGCCAACCTGATCGGCGGCAGCAACTACGAGCCGCACGAAGAGAACCCGATGATCGGCTTCCGCGGCGCCAGCCGTTACGTCGACCCGAGCTTCTCGGCCGCCTTCGCGCTGGAATGCAAGGCCGTGCTGCGCGTGCGCAACGAAATGGGCCTGGACAACCTGTGGGTCATGATTCCGTTCGTGCGCACCCTGGAAGAAGGCCGCAAGGTCATCGAGGTGCTGGAACAGAACGGCCTGAAGCAGGGCGAGAACGGCCTGAAGATCATCATGATGTGCGAAGTGCCGTCCAACGCACTGCTGGCTGATGAGTTCCTGGAAATCTTCGACGGCTTCTCGATCGGCTCCAACGACCTGACCCAGCTGAGCCTGGGCCTGGACCGCGACTCGTCGATCGTCGCGCACCTGTTCGACGAACGTAACCCGGCGGTGAAGAAGCTGCTGTCGATGGCCATCAAGGCAGCACGTGCCAAGGGCAAGTACGTCGGCATCTGCGGCCAGGGGCCGTCCGATCATCCGGATCTGGCCGAATGGCTGATGCAGGAAGGCATCGAGTCGGTGTCGCTGAACCCGGATACCGTGGTCGATACCTGGCTGCGCCTGGCCAAGCTGAAGGCCAACGGTTGATACAGCTGCAAGCTGAATAAAGAAACCCCGCCTCGGCGGGGTTTCTGTTTTGGGGAGGATCAATCGGGGCCGATGCGCCATTTGCAACTATTCCAGTAGGCGCCCTGAAATGGCCAACGCACACTGGGAGGACCAAAATCACTTGCCGGCAAGGTTCGCCCCATGACGATCCCGTTCGCACTTGGACTGTCCAACTACTCCGGCCCACTGGCAGGAGCGTGGGATTTCCAGAAGTTTCACGAGTTGGCTATATCCATGCTCGAAAAGCGTGGAGTAGAGGCCACCCACTTTGCGTGTGACGGAAAGGGCCAGAGCGGCAAGTTGACGAGGCTGGGCAATGCAGCGCATCGAAGGCTTCTGGCCAGTGGCTTCAACGAGCTGACTATCCTCGGTGTTGACGCTGTACCCAAAGGAAGTGACGCGCCCGCCTACGATCTGACGGCATCCGTCGATTTCCTCTCCAGTCGTGAGCTTGGAACGGAATTCGTTCTGTTCTCCAAGGACGCTCGCTTTCCTCTGGAACCGCAGTCCTTCCGGGAGCTCCTGGTGGGGCTGATCGCCCTGTACGACTGGGACTTCGGCTACGTCACTCACCCACCCTTCGAGCGCAGCCCGCAGGCCTACATCAGTGGCTACTGCGATGGAACCCAATC is a genomic window containing:
- a CDS encoding DUF1249 domain-containing protein, yielding MARALPRTERIPRLSRLSWLMGLYAENYRHLVRLFEPAGLAAGSYISSIGDGLDVRLDVIECHRYTVELRLTYDLADPVTGEPDPSAYVRLYRDARQAETTHCYVGRRWQDTMGLYPPPAELISHRMRMNTFLGKWLEYLAERGHGVATLRRDPEGAGAPAERRLSLVR
- a CDS encoding NUDIX hydrolase, translated to MPYTPIVATLGYVLSPDRRQVLMIHRNTRPGDHHLGKYNGLGGKIEPTEDVAAGMRREIAEEAGIHCTGMRLRGTISWPGFGKHGEDWLGFVFVIDGFEGTPHGGNHEGTLEWVDLDKLDTLPMWEGDRNFLPLVFDADPRPFHGVMPYKDGRMVSWSYSRL
- the ppsR gene encoding posphoenolpyruvate synthetase regulatory kinase/phosphorylase PpsR; the encoded protein is MSTIRPVFYVSDGTGITAETIGHSLLTQFSGFSFITDRMSFVDDPEKAREACARIQAAGERYQVRPIVVNSCVDQSLSLILADSGALMLDVFAPFIEPLERELASPRLARVGQAHGMVDFDTYHRRINAMNFALTHDDGIAVNYDDADVILVAVSRAGKTPTCIYLALHYGVRAANYPLTDEDLESDRLPPRLRNYRRKLFGLTIDPDRLQQIRQERRPNSRYANLDTCKREVAAAEVMFQMERIPTLSTTHTSIEEISSKVLATLGLQRELY
- the ppsA gene encoding phosphoenolpyruvate synthase; this translates as MNENILWLHELRLADLARVGGKNSSLGEMIGNLAGLGVSVPGGYATTSEAFKDFIAHNDLSKRIFDKLAKLDVENVNALTAAGKEIRSWVIDAPLQPQLDQDIRTAYAKLSADNGGGDVAVAVRSSATAEDLPDASFAGQQETFLNVTGADDVVHKVKEVFASLYNDRAIAYRVHHGFKHEDVFLSAGVQLMVRSGVGSSGVLFTLDTESGFRDVVFVTSSFGLGEMVVQGAVNPDEYYVYKPTLQAGKPAILRRSLGSKAIRMVYSDVPGERVRIEDTPAELRTTFSISDEDVQELSKQALVIEKHYGRPMDIEWAKDGVSGKLFIVQARPETVKSRSHATQIERFALTEKGGNVLAEGRAVGAKIGSGVARVVKTLDDMNRVQPGDVLIADMTDPDWEPVMKRASAIVTNRGGRTCHAAIIARELGVPAVVGSGNATKVIEDGQLVTVSCAEGDTGFIYEGKLGFERTTTDLGNMPPAPLKIMMNVANPERAFDFGQLPNAGIGLARLEMIIASHIGIHPNALLEYDRQDAATKKKIDEKIAGYSDPVGFYVDRLAEGIATLTASVAPNAVIVRLSDFKSNEYANLIGGSNYEPHEENPMIGFRGASRYVDPSFSAAFALECKAVLRVRNEMGLDNLWVMIPFVRTLEEGRKVIEVLEQNGLKQGENGLKIIMMCEVPSNALLADEFLEIFDGFSIGSNDLTQLSLGLDRDSSIVAHLFDERNPAVKKLLSMAIKAARAKGKYVGICGQGPSDHPDLAEWLMQEGIESVSLNPDTVVDTWLRLAKLKANG
- a CDS encoding DUF2239 family protein — protein: MPASRLPPFSCFDGHRLVASGTPEVAALALKQLRAGNAAGPLLVFDNATGRTRDFDTRGSDAELLARVIEAFPAAVEADADVTAEDVPATPRGRGRPKLGVVAREVTLLPRHWAWLAEQPGGASVVLRRLVEAASRAGADKDRQRRHSERAYHFLQTIAGDLPGFEEAIRVLFAHDRAGLEMALRSWPGDVRNHALRLAFDDSSDHADD